In Pajaroellobacter abortibovis, the following are encoded in one genomic region:
- a CDS encoding PspA/IM30 family protein — MGIFERVGKVISSNIHHLLHQMEDPKKLFNLTLEEMREALLQRRQDVIKAIATEKQLRKKEEELAAEIARWEKRAELALEQENEFLAAEAIKHKKRISDTYRATQTLALQAQEAAQGLQHQIQLMEQHLRGVELRHGTLTVQAGKGREGEGALGEFERMEECIEEQEAEAHALHELNRAFEEEAMGTTQLEEAFRYLEQKQQGLEKTGGKEKTEGTRIRIE; from the coding sequence ATGGGTATCTTTGAGCGAGTGGGGAAGGTGATTTCAAGTAATATTCACCATCTTCTTCATCAGATGGAGGATCCGAAAAAGCTCTTCAACTTGACGTTGGAGGAGATGAGAGAGGCTCTCCTCCAGAGGCGGCAGGATGTCATCAAAGCCATTGCGACAGAAAAACAACTTCGGAAAAAGGAAGAAGAGCTCGCAGCCGAGATTGCAAGGTGGGAGAAGCGAGCGGAGCTCGCCCTTGAGCAAGAGAATGAATTCCTGGCGGCCGAGGCAATCAAGCACAAAAAGCGTATCTCAGACACATATCGAGCGACGCAGACGCTCGCTCTCCAGGCGCAGGAAGCTGCTCAGGGGCTCCAACATCAGATCCAGCTGATGGAACAACATCTACGGGGAGTCGAATTGAGGCATGGGACGCTTACTGTTCAGGCGGGGAAGGGGAGAGAAGGAGAGGGAGCGCTGGGTGAATTTGAGCGGATGGAGGAGTGCATTGAAGAGCAAGAAGCAGAGGCGCATGCGCTTCATGAGTTGAACCGTGCTTTTGAAGAGGAGGCGATGGGAACGACACAGCTTGAAGAGGCCTTTCGCTACCTCGAACAAAAGCAGCAGGGATTGGAGAAAACGGGAGGAAAAGAGAAAACCGAGGGGACCCGCATCCGGATTGAATAA
- a CDS encoding ABC transporter permease, with protein sequence MVALHLLPLGSLVAFMLLVVMFAKEPPGWLEPMRCWSPPSWDRLLGCGEGGVNLIHFVAHAGLYGMMLASIVASVSFLLGTLVGSMAALLQGYAERVVSRACDIIQSFPTFLLAISLLSIVQSPARIHLAFIFLLTEWVPFARLALTQTKVLRCAGFVEAAYALGLNHGQVMWRHLLPNMLSVLAVQWGSSAASVIIMESSLAFVGVGPRDGMALGVLLDQGIVSMLRAPHVLLVGSLTIFMTKISFLLAGQALDVHVRVFRSHA encoded by the coding sequence TTGGTTGCTCTCCATTTGCTCCCATTGGGGTCACTTGTTGCTTTTATGCTTTTGGTTGTGATGTTTGCAAAAGAGCCCCCTGGTTGGCTTGAGCCGATGCGATGTTGGTCCCCTCCTTCATGGGATCGGCTGTTGGGATGCGGAGAAGGAGGAGTGAACCTCATTCATTTTGTCGCTCATGCGGGTCTATACGGTATGATGTTGGCTTCTATTGTGGCTTCTGTCAGCTTCCTTTTGGGGACTCTCGTCGGTTCAATGGCTGCTCTGTTGCAGGGGTACGCAGAGCGCGTGGTGAGCCGCGCCTGTGATATCATCCAATCGTTTCCCACTTTTTTGTTGGCTATTTCTCTTTTGTCAATTGTGCAATCCCCAGCTCGCATTCACCTCGCATTCATTTTTCTGCTTACGGAATGGGTTCCATTCGCTCGACTGGCGCTTACCCAAACGAAGGTGTTGCGCTGTGCTGGATTTGTGGAAGCAGCTTATGCACTTGGCTTAAACCATGGCCAGGTTATGTGGCGTCATCTTCTTCCCAATATGTTAAGTGTTCTCGCAGTGCAGTGGGGCTCGAGCGCTGCTTCTGTGATTATCATGGAATCCTCCCTGGCTTTTGTAGGCGTAGGCCCTCGCGATGGGATGGCGCTCGGTGTGCTCTTGGATCAGGGAATCGTCTCGATGCTTCGGGCACCCCATGTACTTTTGGTTGGCTCTTTAACAATTTTTATGACAAAAATTTCCTTTCTGCTTGCAGGGCAAGCGTTGGATGTTCATGTTCGGGTTTTTCGGTCTCATGCGTAA
- the rplC gene encoding 50S ribosomal protein L3: MNKNPGIYGRKIGCTQSFLEDGTVQRLTAIQAGPVTVVGKRVQEKDGYTALILGFEERKEKHTTKPLAGTFKKVSVSPKRVLKELRCEPAFADAYQIGQVLPLDGLFTIGQRVDAQGTTRGRGFSGVMRRWNFAGMVQTHGTHEYRRHGGSIGTNMTPGRTLPNLKMAGQYGNETVSILNLKVAGIDPAKHLLLVEGAIPGPKNGLVLIRHTVKAPKKGGTA; this comes from the coding sequence ATGAATAAAAATCCAGGTATTTACGGTCGAAAAATTGGTTGCACTCAGTCTTTTCTAGAAGACGGGACAGTACAGCGGCTCACAGCAATCCAGGCAGGTCCCGTCACTGTAGTGGGCAAGCGAGTTCAGGAAAAAGATGGTTATACAGCTCTGATTCTGGGATTCGAAGAGCGAAAAGAAAAGCATACTACCAAGCCCCTCGCAGGAACCTTCAAGAAGGTCAGTGTCTCTCCTAAACGGGTCCTCAAAGAACTTCGATGTGAGCCTGCTTTTGCAGATGCCTACCAGATAGGTCAGGTCCTACCACTGGACGGTCTGTTCACCATCGGTCAACGCGTTGATGCTCAAGGGACGACACGCGGCCGAGGGTTTAGTGGGGTTATGCGTCGATGGAATTTCGCCGGAATGGTACAAACCCACGGTACCCACGAATACCGCCGACACGGAGGTTCTATTGGAACTAACATGACCCCAGGACGGACCCTTCCCAATTTGAAGATGGCTGGCCAGTATGGGAATGAGACTGTTTCTATCCTCAATCTTAAAGTAGCTGGAATTGATCCTGCGAAACACTTACTTCTGGTTGAAGGGGCTATACCTGGCCCGAAGAATGGACTGGTGTTGATCCGTCACACCGTTAAAGCTCCTAAAAAAGGGGGGACTGCTTAG
- a CDS encoding DUF4149 domain-containing protein, whose translation MRNLSFFTLCMGSLASSLWVGGLVVVGAVVAPAVFQNIPAPLSGDVMIVVLHRFHMFVLGCALFMLAMEGLRAKFCEVRRLDWVRLFLICGAAGMALIQTFLLSPGIESLYRAGVVRGSGEQGRELQTIHSIAEKIAHGQLLLLLAAFVIYLLSGATSFQSRNSANHLMDS comes from the coding sequence ATGCGTAACCTGTCCTTTTTTACTTTATGCATGGGAAGTCTTGCTTCCTCTTTATGGGTAGGGGGACTTGTCGTTGTGGGAGCAGTTGTGGCTCCTGCTGTGTTCCAAAATATTCCAGCCCCTTTGAGCGGGGATGTGATGATTGTAGTATTGCATCGCTTTCATATGTTCGTTCTCGGTTGTGCTCTCTTTATGTTGGCGATGGAGGGGCTTCGTGCTAAATTCTGTGAAGTGCGACGGCTAGATTGGGTGAGACTTTTCCTGATCTGTGGAGCGGCAGGGATGGCCTTGATCCAGACTTTTCTCCTTTCTCCTGGTATTGAATCGCTTTATCGGGCAGGTGTTGTTCGAGGAAGTGGAGAGCAGGGGAGGGAGCTTCAGACCATTCATTCCATAGCAGAAAAGATAGCTCATGGTCAGCTATTGCTTCTTCTGGCAGCCTTTGTGATCTATCTTTTGAGCGGTGCAACTTCTTTTCAATCCCGTAATTCCGCAAATCATTTAATGGATAGCTAG
- a CDS encoding serine/threonine protein kinase has product MKTCLLCHRYFPSSAVFCVVDGAQLVATSSNGTQVRLDLRIGKILCGRYKLQRVVADGGVGRVYEAMDQTAGRRVAVKILDKYVVRQDPSAVGRFKQEYEVSTQLPHDFIVHMFDCQQDPTEGVWLIVMEFLEGKELRHILDQERWVHPGLFIRILSQIALGLDAAHARRFVHRDLKPDNLFICQDEDGGSVKILDFGSVKNTNEGAQKLTQMGMTIGSPFYMAPEQTQGLDSLDARADIFSLGAITYECLTGVLPFSGQHGISVMLAILTKEPIPISAQGKNLPFPTPSKMDSVIRKALEKEPSRRYETVGAFADAVGWAYGLSGSHAQWACTAAQELKERCVQQKGSAAFILRVDSDPFHSLS; this is encoded by the coding sequence ATGAAGACTTGCCTTTTGTGTCACCGTTACTTTCCTTCTAGCGCTGTCTTTTGTGTAGTTGATGGTGCACAGCTCGTTGCGACGAGTTCTAATGGTACGCAAGTCCGTCTGGATCTACGTATTGGCAAAATTCTATGTGGTCGGTATAAGCTCCAGCGGGTTGTTGCGGATGGAGGGGTAGGGCGAGTCTATGAGGCGATGGATCAAACAGCAGGTCGTCGGGTAGCTGTCAAGATATTGGACAAATATGTGGTTCGTCAGGATCCCAGCGCTGTAGGACGATTCAAGCAAGAGTACGAGGTCAGCACGCAATTGCCCCATGATTTTATTGTGCACATGTTTGATTGTCAGCAAGACCCTACTGAGGGGGTCTGGCTGATTGTGATGGAGTTTTTGGAAGGAAAAGAGCTACGTCATATTCTTGATCAGGAAAGGTGGGTCCATCCTGGCCTTTTCATTCGTATCCTTTCCCAAATTGCGTTGGGGTTGGACGCTGCTCATGCTCGCCGATTTGTCCATAGGGACTTGAAGCCAGACAATCTATTTATCTGTCAAGATGAGGATGGAGGGAGTGTCAAAATTTTAGACTTTGGTTCCGTTAAAAACACCAATGAAGGGGCACAGAAATTGACGCAAATGGGCATGACCATTGGCTCTCCTTTCTATATGGCTCCTGAGCAGACACAAGGATTGGATTCGTTGGATGCGCGAGCGGATATCTTTTCTCTTGGTGCGATTACCTATGAGTGTTTGACCGGCGTGCTCCCTTTTAGTGGACAGCATGGGATCAGTGTGATGCTCGCGATTCTAACGAAGGAGCCTATTCCAATCAGTGCCCAGGGGAAGAATCTGCCGTTTCCCACTCCTTCCAAAATGGATAGTGTGATCAGGAAAGCTTTAGAGAAAGAGCCTTCACGCCGTTACGAGACAGTCGGTGCTTTTGCAGATGCGGTTGGATGGGCTTATGGCCTTTCTGGAAGTCATGCACAGTGGGCGTGCACGGCTGCTCAGGAGTTAAAGGAACGATGCGTACAGCAGAAAGGCTCTGCTGCTTTTATTCTTCGTGTTGACTCGGATCCTTTTCATTCGTTGTCTTGA
- a CDS encoding ABC transporter permease: MPPSESRVRFPLCYKGIGRLARILMHSLGEVFLVIFLLASFVFLAVRLLPGDPAILILGEQASPIALHKLRQQLYLDEPLWLQYIHFFKRFLTLQLGESIRHPGLSTHTRIFAALGPTAALAGLAVLWSTWMGILLSFLSASHWLKGKASWLRTGIVLISSTPLLSFAPLFTYLLTARFRLFPLPGDPEAGGWGLCMAAGFLAVPLAAHLARVGGAVLQQIAKQPFLVVARAKGCSWPRVWLVHALPVALGPFLIVIASQLGALLGGTLVLERLFERPGLGTLILESCIARDLPVLETGVIVAGILFIGVQGIAMALHRMLDPRVRI, from the coding sequence ATGCCCCCTTCTGAATCCAGAGTGAGATTTCCCCTTTGCTATAAAGGGATCGGTCGGTTAGCTCGTATTCTGATGCATAGCTTGGGAGAAGTGTTCTTGGTGATTTTTCTACTTGCATCTTTTGTATTTCTGGCTGTTCGCCTGTTGCCAGGGGATCCGGCCATATTGATTTTGGGGGAACAGGCTAGTCCCATCGCACTCCATAAACTCCGTCAGCAACTTTACTTAGATGAACCGCTGTGGCTTCAATACATTCATTTTTTTAAGCGTTTCCTCACCTTACAACTCGGTGAATCGATTCGACATCCTGGCCTTTCTACGCACACGCGGATTTTTGCTGCTCTGGGGCCGACCGCTGCGCTTGCGGGACTGGCTGTTCTGTGGAGTACTTGGATGGGTATCCTCTTGTCCTTTCTTTCGGCGAGCCATTGGCTAAAAGGAAAAGCTTCTTGGCTGCGGACAGGGATCGTTCTGATTTCCTCGACTCCCCTCCTTTCCTTCGCACCGCTCTTCACCTACCTGCTTACCGCCCGTTTTCGCCTCTTCCCTCTTCCTGGGGATCCTGAAGCGGGTGGATGGGGACTCTGTATGGCCGCAGGATTCCTTGCTGTACCGCTTGCAGCTCACCTGGCCCGTGTAGGGGGGGCTGTATTGCAGCAGATAGCCAAACAACCCTTTTTAGTGGTAGCGCGCGCTAAGGGATGCTCATGGCCTCGGGTTTGGCTAGTACACGCACTGCCTGTAGCTTTGGGTCCATTCCTGATCGTGATTGCATCACAGCTGGGGGCACTTCTGGGGGGTACGCTTGTGTTGGAACGCTTATTTGAGCGTCCAGGATTGGGGACACTGATCTTAGAGTCCTGTATTGCACGAGATCTTCCTGTACTGGAAACGGGTGTGATCGTTGCTGGGATACTTTTTATTGGGGTGCAAGGGATTGCGATGGCCCTTCACCGTATGCTGGATCCGAGGGTGAGAATATGA
- a CDS encoding YcbK family protein, with protein sequence MGVVGCLSTTHAAPSPSQKSGKAKPRAPHTSHGSQRVSSTPSRVPSRPNTTKKPTTTGYQALRQQWHQATPGKKAPLDERGLPMLVLHAINTSERVILTAASEKGGFSGLDLDKAAHLLREPSTGNQHPIEPRIIDILYQLQHRFHAEEVRIISGYRTLRGDQSNHGKGRAVDVLVPGVKDEQVAQFARGLGFVGVGLYPTSGFVHIDVRDRSYFWVDSSPPGQKSRLRGVLFDLAKQNDEHARWRGEHSTPPLKWIPTVDN encoded by the coding sequence ATGGGAGTTGTCGGTTGTCTGAGCACCACGCACGCTGCACCCTCCCCCTCGCAAAAATCAGGGAAAGCAAAACCAAGAGCTCCCCATACAAGCCATGGGTCTCAACGGGTTTCCTCCACCCCTTCTCGGGTCCCCTCCCGCCCAAACACAACCAAAAAGCCAACAACAACGGGATACCAAGCCCTCCGCCAACAATGGCATCAGGCCACCCCTGGGAAAAAGGCCCCCTTGGACGAGCGTGGCCTCCCGATGCTAGTCCTTCATGCAATCAATACAAGCGAGCGGGTTATCTTGACCGCAGCTTCAGAAAAAGGCGGATTTTCTGGACTCGATTTAGACAAAGCTGCTCATCTTCTGCGTGAACCCTCCACAGGAAATCAACATCCTATAGAGCCTCGCATCATCGATATTCTCTACCAACTCCAACATCGCTTTCATGCTGAAGAAGTGCGAATTATCTCGGGATATCGTACCCTTCGAGGCGATCAATCCAATCACGGCAAGGGGAGAGCAGTCGATGTTCTTGTGCCAGGAGTCAAAGATGAGCAGGTCGCTCAATTCGCAAGGGGACTCGGTTTTGTAGGGGTCGGTCTCTATCCTACCAGCGGATTTGTACATATCGACGTGCGCGATCGAAGTTACTTTTGGGTCGACTCAAGTCCACCCGGACAAAAAAGCAGACTTCGAGGGGTTCTATTCGACCTCGCCAAGCAGAATGACGAACACGCTCGTTGGCGAGGGGAACACAGCACCCCACCCTTGAAATGGATCCCCACCGTAGACAATTAG
- the tmk gene encoding dTMP kinase, which translates to MGQGRFFVLEGVDGVGTTTHSRQLVGALCARGIPTYWTCEPSQGAIGKLIRQFLKEPAVLTSDSLHWAEMALLFAADRLDHLENEVKPRLRAGGIVVADRYDASSLAYQSLDGGGDKEEGMDWIRTLNRYVLRPDLVLVLDIPAELAALRRMGRNQSPELYEREEMQRDLVSFYHQLHRHMPLDPIVYIDATGAIEETQARIVKAVQPFLPSEGFFSFA; encoded by the coding sequence ATGGGTCAAGGGCGTTTTTTTGTGTTGGAAGGAGTTGATGGGGTAGGGACCACCACACATTCCCGTCAATTAGTGGGCGCCTTGTGCGCTCGTGGAATCCCAACGTATTGGACTTGCGAACCGAGTCAGGGTGCTATCGGAAAATTGATCCGTCAATTCCTTAAAGAGCCTGCTGTACTAACCTCTGATTCCTTGCATTGGGCGGAGATGGCGTTGCTCTTTGCTGCAGATCGCCTTGATCATCTAGAGAATGAAGTAAAGCCTCGCCTACGAGCGGGGGGGATTGTGGTGGCTGATCGCTATGATGCTTCGAGTCTTGCGTATCAGAGCTTGGATGGAGGTGGAGATAAAGAGGAGGGGATGGATTGGATACGGACCCTTAATCGCTATGTTTTGCGTCCCGATCTTGTTCTGGTCTTGGATATCCCTGCCGAACTTGCGGCTTTACGCCGCATGGGTCGCAATCAATCTCCAGAGCTCTATGAGCGTGAGGAAATGCAGCGCGATCTTGTCTCCTTTTATCATCAGCTCCATCGTCATATGCCTCTTGATCCTATCGTTTATATTGATGCAACAGGGGCGATCGAAGAGACACAAGCCCGGATTGTGAAAGCAGTCCAGCCCTTCCTTCCTTCTGAAGGATTTTTTTCTTTCGCATGA
- a CDS encoding SAM-dependent methyltransferase: MPSRKSPYKGSDVLTQQAKKGGYPARSVFKLEEIDRRARLLRPGLHVLDLGAAPGSWSIYVAQKITSKGMLVAVDSRPLKITLPSPHLFIPGNVFELSRELLLPFAPYDLVLSDMAPSTTGSHLADQARSVELFLQALLFSDEFLRVGGSFVGKLLMGGDFPQARTAIRERFEHEKIFRPEGTRRVSSEIFLVGFKRR; this comes from the coding sequence ATGCCTTCTCGAAAGTCACCCTATAAAGGGAGCGATGTGCTCACACAACAAGCTAAAAAAGGGGGGTATCCTGCCCGGAGTGTATTTAAGCTGGAAGAGATAGACCGGCGCGCCCGACTTCTTCGCCCTGGGCTGCACGTCCTTGATCTAGGTGCGGCCCCCGGCAGTTGGAGTATCTATGTCGCTCAAAAGATCACTTCCAAAGGGATGCTGGTTGCTGTCGATAGCAGGCCTTTAAAGATCACCCTGCCTTCTCCACACCTCTTTATACCTGGCAACGTTTTTGAGCTTTCGCGCGAGCTCTTGCTCCCTTTTGCCCCTTACGATCTCGTTTTGAGCGATATGGCTCCTAGCACAACAGGCTCGCATCTCGCCGATCAAGCACGCAGCGTCGAGCTGTTTCTTCAAGCCCTCCTTTTCTCCGATGAATTTCTACGAGTGGGCGGCTCTTTCGTAGGGAAACTCTTGATGGGCGGCGACTTCCCTCAGGCGCGCACAGCTATCCGTGAGCGATTTGAGCACGAGAAGATATTTCGCCCCGAAGGCACACGTCGGGTCAGCTCAGAAATCTTTCTAGTTGGCTTCAAACGCCGCTAA
- a CDS encoding YfhL family 4Fe-4S dicluster ferredoxin, with protein sequence MATYITADCINCGACAPECPNEAISEGAEFYVIDPELCTECVGFHDHEACQAVCPVECCLPDPKHVESEHVLLNRALELHPDDEELKERATKNNYPSRFRT encoded by the coding sequence ATGGCTACATACATTACAGCAGACTGTATCAATTGCGGGGCCTGTGCACCGGAATGCCCCAACGAAGCAATCAGCGAAGGAGCAGAATTCTACGTGATCGATCCAGAACTTTGCACAGAATGCGTGGGATTTCACGATCATGAAGCCTGTCAGGCTGTCTGTCCCGTAGAATGTTGTCTACCTGATCCAAAGCACGTGGAGAGTGAACATGTCCTGCTCAACCGAGCTCTTGAGTTGCATCCCGATGATGAAGAGCTGAAAGAACGGGCAACTAAAAACAATTACCCTTCTCGCTTTCGAACCTAA
- a CDS encoding zinc ribbon domain-containing protein — protein MSIADQIRALEMLAALDAELKIIEEQIATHQAELSSLKEACETLDRKCTEERDKLLVLDKKRADFVAQSRSMNQQLERSREKMTRARNEREVNAIQREQEELRRLVRDQEKELKKLAVERETCVDRMEAAEKEVEVVRQQIQHKEEHAAVYLGSTQKEWEEKKEGRQQIAVTLPPVLYRRYELIREKRVVAIAQTSDGTCKACHISLPPQLFYRLRSAPLLEQCPSCSRFLYYASIQEILA, from the coding sequence TTGAGCATCGCTGATCAGATCCGTGCCCTGGAAATGCTAGCTGCCTTGGATGCAGAACTGAAGATCATTGAAGAACAGATCGCTACCCATCAAGCTGAGCTTTCTTCGTTGAAAGAAGCTTGCGAGACGTTGGATAGAAAATGTACAGAAGAGCGGGATAAGCTCCTCGTACTAGATAAGAAACGAGCAGATTTTGTCGCGCAGAGCCGCTCGATGAACCAACAGCTCGAGCGTTCAAGAGAAAAAATGACTCGGGCGCGCAATGAACGTGAAGTGAACGCAATTCAGCGAGAGCAAGAAGAATTGCGTAGATTAGTTCGAGATCAAGAAAAAGAACTGAAGAAATTAGCCGTTGAGCGGGAAACTTGTGTGGATCGCATGGAAGCGGCTGAAAAAGAAGTCGAGGTGGTCCGGCAGCAAATCCAACACAAAGAAGAGCACGCTGCTGTCTACCTCGGAAGCACCCAAAAGGAGTGGGAGGAGAAAAAAGAGGGGCGTCAGCAAATCGCAGTGACCCTTCCTCCTGTACTGTATCGTCGGTATGAACTTATTCGGGAGAAGCGCGTCGTTGCGATTGCGCAAACCTCCGATGGTACCTGCAAGGCCTGTCATATTTCGCTTCCTCCCCAGCTTTTTTATCGCCTTCGTAGTGCGCCTCTTTTGGAGCAATGCCCTTCTTGCAGCCGCTTTCTTTATTATGCGTCAATTCAGGAAATATTAGCTTGA
- the obgE gene encoding GTPase ObgE encodes MRFIDSCEMKVVAGKGGDGAIAFRREKYIPFGGPAGGDGGRGGDIVFEADPNLSTLWDLPSTHVLRAGNGENGKGKDAYGKSGKDLIWKVPLGTQVFEQETGELLADFTVPHAQIILARGGRGGRGNIHFATSIDQAPRRAEPGQIGEERLLWLELKVLADVGLLGFPNVGKSSLIRVCSRARPKVADYPFTTLVPHLGVVKLDDYASFVMADIPGIVPGASQGIGLGTRFLKHVERTKVLLHIITLDETEQSDPFLNYQLLQEELVQFNEVLADHPTLVAMSKADLPEVRNAYPVLKKRFEKIQIDLKRFSSATGEGVRDLLFALYPFIKQKESDPLEPSNQDDRT; translated from the coding sequence GTGAGATTTATTGATTCATGTGAGATGAAAGTGGTCGCAGGAAAGGGAGGGGACGGAGCCATTGCATTTCGCCGAGAAAAGTACATCCCCTTTGGAGGGCCTGCCGGAGGAGATGGAGGTAGAGGAGGAGACATTGTCTTTGAAGCCGACCCCAATCTGTCAACGCTCTGGGATCTCCCATCTACCCATGTCCTCAGAGCAGGCAATGGAGAGAACGGCAAGGGGAAGGATGCCTATGGAAAATCGGGCAAGGATCTGATCTGGAAAGTGCCTCTGGGGACTCAAGTGTTCGAGCAAGAAACAGGGGAGCTACTAGCCGACTTCACTGTCCCCCACGCTCAGATAATCCTCGCCCGCGGGGGAAGAGGGGGAAGAGGGAATATCCACTTCGCTACTTCCATCGACCAAGCACCAAGACGGGCGGAACCAGGACAAATAGGGGAAGAACGACTCCTATGGCTCGAACTCAAAGTGTTGGCTGACGTAGGATTGCTCGGCTTTCCCAACGTAGGGAAAAGCAGCCTGATTCGCGTATGCTCCCGAGCCCGTCCGAAGGTAGCAGATTACCCCTTCACAACCCTTGTCCCCCATCTTGGCGTCGTTAAGTTAGACGACTACGCTAGTTTTGTCATGGCTGACATTCCAGGTATTGTTCCTGGAGCGTCCCAGGGGATTGGCTTAGGCACTCGGTTTCTCAAGCATGTAGAGCGGACTAAAGTACTGCTCCACATCATCACTCTAGATGAGACAGAACAGTCCGATCCCTTCCTAAACTACCAGCTCCTACAGGAAGAGCTGGTTCAATTCAACGAAGTTCTGGCAGACCACCCCACCCTCGTTGCGATGAGCAAGGCCGATCTACCTGAAGTTCGCAATGCCTATCCTGTCCTTAAAAAGCGCTTTGAGAAGATCCAGATCGATCTAAAACGATTCTCTTCGGCTACAGGAGAAGGGGTGAGGGACCTGCTTTTCGCGCTTTATCCATTCATCAAGCAAAAGGAGAGCGACCCCTTAGAACCATCAAATCAAGATGATAGGACATAA
- the lpdA gene encoding dihydrolipoyl dehydrogenase, translated as MKSYDAIVLGGGPAGYVCAIRLGQLEQKVVCIEKEEVGGVCLNWGCVPSKAIISASHLYHKIQHADTMGLIMQGVRVDPQKMQGWKEGIIKKLTGGIRGLLRGNGAELLMGEACVIATNCVEVRTREGGKEILEAKKGIVIATGSTTIEIPAFKFDGKKIIGAKEAVSLREIPKRLLVIGGGVIGLELGGAYQRLGSHLTVVEALSSLLTGVDSECTAVVEKSLTKNGAKILKNTKVIGYQAQADGSLVVQVELPEGKKENIAADVVLVAVGMRPNGSRLGLEEIGVKVERGFIPTDECGRTNIPSIYAIGDVSGYPMLAHKASKEGEIVAEVIAGHKAAKDWVGIPSAIFTEPEIATVGLTEAQAKEKGIEVIIGKFPFAALGRALAVNETEGIFKVIADKKTHEVLGIHICGPSATDLISEGALALEMHAFLEDIGLTIHPHPTLGEGLMEANLNSLGQAIHVLNR; from the coding sequence ATGAAAAGCTATGATGCGATCGTGTTGGGTGGAGGCCCTGCAGGTTATGTGTGTGCGATTCGATTAGGGCAGCTAGAACAAAAAGTGGTGTGTATTGAAAAAGAAGAAGTAGGTGGCGTCTGTCTCAATTGGGGTTGTGTCCCGTCGAAAGCTATCATTTCTGCAAGTCACCTCTACCATAAAATCCAACATGCGGACACCATGGGCCTTATAATGCAAGGGGTGCGTGTCGATCCGCAGAAAATGCAGGGTTGGAAAGAAGGGATCATCAAGAAGCTGACAGGAGGGATCCGTGGTCTTTTGCGGGGCAATGGGGCTGAACTCTTGATGGGGGAAGCGTGTGTGATCGCCACCAATTGTGTTGAAGTCCGTACGCGGGAAGGGGGAAAAGAGATTCTGGAGGCCAAAAAGGGGATTGTGATTGCGACGGGCTCCACCACCATCGAGATCCCTGCTTTCAAATTCGATGGAAAGAAGATTATAGGGGCTAAGGAAGCAGTCAGTCTTCGTGAAATTCCCAAGCGGTTGTTGGTCATCGGTGGAGGGGTGATCGGTCTCGAATTGGGGGGTGCCTACCAGCGGCTTGGTTCTCATCTCACGGTGGTGGAGGCTCTTTCTTCTCTTCTCACAGGGGTTGACTCTGAATGTACCGCAGTGGTTGAGAAGAGCCTGACCAAAAACGGGGCAAAAATTCTTAAAAATACCAAGGTGATAGGATATCAGGCACAAGCGGACGGTTCTCTTGTCGTCCAGGTTGAGCTTCCAGAAGGGAAGAAAGAGAACATTGCGGCTGATGTGGTTCTAGTGGCCGTTGGAATGAGGCCGAACGGGAGCCGCCTCGGTCTAGAAGAGATAGGAGTTAAGGTAGAACGCGGGTTTATCCCTACAGATGAGTGTGGGCGGACCAACATCCCCTCGATTTATGCAATAGGGGACGTGAGCGGGTATCCTATGTTGGCTCATAAAGCGAGCAAGGAGGGGGAGATAGTCGCAGAAGTCATTGCAGGCCATAAGGCTGCGAAAGATTGGGTGGGGATTCCAAGCGCTATTTTTACAGAGCCTGAAATCGCTACAGTAGGGCTGACAGAAGCTCAGGCTAAGGAAAAGGGTATCGAGGTGATCATCGGGAAATTCCCCTTTGCGGCGCTCGGCCGTGCGTTGGCTGTGAATGAGACTGAAGGGATTTTCAAAGTAATTGCAGATAAGAAGACACACGAAGTGTTGGGTATCCATATCTGTGGCCCTTCCGCGACGGATTTGATCAGCGAAGGGGCGCTTGCTCTCGAAATGCATGCATTTCTTGAGGATATTGGTCTTACTATCCATCCGCATCCCACCCTGGGGGAAGGATTGATGGAAGCTAATTTGAATAGTCTTGGACAAGCGATTCATGTACTCAATCGATAA